Proteins encoded in a region of the Salipiger sp. CCB-MM3 genome:
- the tsaA gene encoding tRNA (N6-threonylcarbamoyladenosine(37)-N6)-methyltransferase TrmO yields MSQATQQATGQSTEDDIRPGETAIDQPPAQDAQLRFIGRIRTPFASRADCPRQGDPDGPECRIELDPEWAPALDGVERAERLQVLYWLDRARRDLLTQSPRGSDGTRGTFSLRSPVRPNPIGISSVKLLRREGTVLVVRGLDCVDGTPLLDIKPDRCAHGTRPHGA; encoded by the coding sequence ATGAGCCAGGCCACCCAGCAAGCCACCGGGCAATCCACCGAGGATGACATCCGTCCGGGCGAAACTGCGATAGACCAGCCACCTGCTCAGGACGCGCAGCTGCGCTTCATCGGGCGCATCAGAACACCCTTTGCCAGCCGCGCCGATTGCCCGCGGCAGGGCGATCCCGACGGCCCCGAGTGCCGCATCGAGCTCGATCCCGAGTGGGCGCCCGCGCTCGACGGGGTGGAGCGGGCCGAACGGCTGCAGGTGCTCTACTGGCTCGACCGCGCCCGCCGCGACCTGCTGACCCAGAGCCCGCGCGGCAGCGACGGCACCCGTGGCACCTTTTCGCTGCGCTCTCCGGTGCGGCCCAATCCGATCGGCATCTCCTCGGTGAAACTGCTGCGGCGCGAGGGCACGGTGCTGGTTGTGCGCGGCCTCGATTGCGTCGACGGCACGCCGCTGCTCGACATTAAACCGGACCGCTGCGCGCATGGAACGCGGCCTCATGGGGCGTGA